A stretch of Mycobacterium sp. ITM-2016-00316 DNA encodes these proteins:
- a CDS encoding folylpolyglutamate synthase/dihydrofolate synthase family protein translates to MNQPAPDEIAALLQVEHLLDQRWPETKIEPSTARISALMELLGSPQRNYPAIHIAGTNGKTSVARIIDALLTALHRRTGRTVSPHLQSAVERISIDGKPITPAQYVETYREIEPFIELVDQQSEAAGGPRMSKFEVLTAMAFAAFADAPIDVAVVETGLGGRWDATNVIGAPVAVITPIGLDHTDYLGDTIAEIAGEKAGIIIKAEDDLVPIDTVAIIGKQDPEAMEVLLAEAVRADAAVAREDSEFAVLERQVAIGGQLLTLQGLGGVYPEMFLPLHGEHQAHNAVLALAAVEAFFGAGADRQLDVDAVRTGFASVSSPGRLERVRSAPTVFIDAAHNPAGAAALAQALADEFDFRYLVGVVSVMADKDVDGILAALEPAFDMIVVTHNGSPRAMEVELLAAKAEERFGPERVVAAAALPDAIETATALVEESGNDGEGYSGSGMVITGSVVTAGAARTLFGRDPQ, encoded by the coding sequence ATGAACCAGCCCGCCCCCGACGAGATCGCGGCGCTGCTGCAGGTCGAGCATCTGCTCGACCAGCGGTGGCCGGAGACCAAGATCGAGCCCAGCACGGCGCGGATCTCCGCACTGATGGAGCTGCTGGGCTCACCGCAGCGCAACTACCCGGCGATCCACATCGCCGGCACCAACGGCAAGACGTCGGTGGCCCGCATCATCGATGCGCTGCTGACGGCACTGCACCGGCGCACCGGGCGTACCGTGAGCCCGCACCTGCAGTCGGCGGTCGAGCGCATCTCCATCGACGGCAAGCCGATCACCCCGGCCCAGTACGTGGAGACCTATCGGGAGATCGAACCGTTCATCGAGTTGGTGGACCAGCAGTCCGAAGCGGCCGGGGGCCCGCGCATGAGCAAGTTCGAGGTGCTCACCGCGATGGCGTTCGCCGCGTTCGCCGACGCGCCGATCGATGTGGCGGTGGTGGAAACCGGGTTGGGCGGGCGCTGGGACGCCACCAACGTGATCGGCGCTCCGGTCGCGGTGATCACCCCGATCGGGCTCGACCACACCGACTACCTCGGTGACACCATTGCCGAGATCGCCGGGGAGAAGGCCGGAATCATCATCAAGGCAGAAGATGACCTGGTTCCGATCGACACCGTGGCGATCATCGGCAAGCAAGATCCCGAGGCGATGGAGGTGCTGCTGGCCGAGGCGGTGCGCGCCGATGCCGCGGTGGCACGCGAGGATTCGGAATTCGCGGTCCTGGAACGTCAGGTCGCCATCGGCGGCCAGCTGCTGACCCTGCAGGGCCTCGGCGGGGTGTATCCGGAGATGTTCCTGCCCCTGCACGGAGAACACCAGGCGCACAACGCCGTGCTCGCGCTGGCCGCGGTCGAGGCGTTCTTCGGGGCCGGCGCCGACCGTCAGCTCGATGTCGACGCGGTGCGCACCGGCTTCGCCTCGGTGAGCAGCCCGGGCCGGCTGGAACGGGTGCGCAGCGCGCCGACGGTGTTCATCGACGCCGCCCACAATCCCGCCGGCGCCGCGGCACTGGCCCAGGCACTGGCCGACGAGTTCGACTTCCGCTACCTGGTCGGCGTGGTCTCGGTGATGGCGGACAAGGATGTCGACGGCATCCTCGCGGCGCTGGAGCCCGCGTTCGACATGATCGTGGTCACCCACAACGGATCACCGAGGGCGATGGAGGTGGAACTGCTCGCCGCCAAGGCCGAGGAGCGGTTCGGCCCGGAACGGGTGGTCGCTGCGGCCGCGCTGCCCGATGCCATCGAGACCGCGACGGCCCTGGTGGAAGAGT
- a CDS encoding valine--tRNA ligase, producing MTDSPRDRADSLPKSWEPSAVESELYQGWVDAGYFTADPASEKPAYSIVLPPPNVTGSLHMGHALDHTLMDALTRRRRMQGYEVLWLPGMDHAGIATQSVVEKQLAVDGKTKEDFGRELFIDKVWEWKRESGGTIGGQMRRLGDGVDWSRDRFTMDEGLSRAVRTIFKRLYDAGLIYQAERLVNWSPVLQTAISDLEVKYEDVEGELVSFRYGSMNDDEPHLVVATTRLETMLGDTAIAVHPDDDRYRALVGQTLAHPFLDRQIVVVADGHVDPEFGTGAVKVTPAHDPNDFEIGVRHNLPMPSILDKAGAITGTGTRFDGMDRFEARVAVREALAAEGRIVAEKRPYLHSVGHSERSGEPIEPRLSLQWWVNVESMAKAAGDAVRNGDTVIHPASLEPRWFAWVDNMHDWCISRQLWWGHRIPIWHGPDGQQVCLGPDETPPEGWVQDPDVLDTWFSSALWPFSTMGWPERTPELEKFYPTTVLVTGYDILFFWVARMMMFGTFVAGDDAITTEAAHGPQVPFQNVFLHGLIRDEFGRKMSKSKGNGIDPLDWVEKFGADALRFTLARGASPGGDLSIGEDHARASRNFATKIFNATKFALMNGAALAPLPGLTELTDADRWILGRLEEVRAEADSALESYEFSRACESIYHFAWDEFCDWYLELAKVQFGQSEHAAHTAVVLATVLDSLLKLLHPVMPFVTETLWKTLTGGESIVIAEWPSSSGIAVDSVATQRITDMQKLITEVRRFRSDQGLNDRQRVPAKVVGIDAVGLDAQLPAIAALAWLTEPADGFTPSAAVEVRVTGGTVVVELDTSSTVDVAAERKRLEKDLAAAQKELAQTAGKLGNEAFLAKAPEAVVDKIKARQQLAHEEVERITARLGGLR from the coding sequence GTGACCGACAGCCCGCGTGACCGTGCCGATTCCCTTCCCAAGTCCTGGGAGCCGAGCGCGGTAGAGAGCGAGCTGTACCAGGGGTGGGTGGACGCCGGGTACTTCACCGCCGATCCGGCCAGCGAGAAGCCGGCCTACTCGATCGTGCTGCCGCCGCCGAACGTGACGGGCAGCCTGCACATGGGCCACGCGCTGGACCACACCCTGATGGACGCGCTGACCCGGCGCCGGCGCATGCAGGGCTATGAGGTGCTGTGGCTGCCGGGGATGGACCATGCCGGTATCGCCACCCAGTCCGTGGTGGAGAAGCAGCTCGCGGTCGACGGCAAGACCAAAGAGGACTTCGGGCGCGAACTGTTCATCGACAAGGTGTGGGAGTGGAAGCGTGAGTCCGGCGGCACCATCGGCGGGCAGATGCGCCGCCTCGGTGACGGTGTGGACTGGAGCCGCGACCGGTTCACGATGGATGAGGGCCTGTCTCGTGCGGTGCGCACCATCTTCAAACGGCTCTACGACGCCGGGCTGATCTATCAGGCCGAACGGCTGGTCAACTGGTCCCCGGTGCTGCAGACGGCCATCAGCGATCTCGAGGTCAAGTACGAGGACGTCGAGGGTGAACTGGTGTCGTTCCGGTACGGCTCGATGAACGACGACGAGCCGCACCTCGTGGTCGCCACTACCCGGCTGGAGACGATGCTCGGTGACACCGCCATCGCGGTGCACCCCGATGACGACCGCTACCGCGCGCTGGTCGGCCAGACATTGGCGCACCCGTTCCTGGACCGCCAGATCGTGGTGGTGGCCGACGGCCATGTCGACCCCGAATTCGGTACCGGCGCAGTCAAGGTCACCCCCGCACACGACCCGAACGACTTCGAGATCGGGGTGCGGCACAACCTGCCGATGCCCTCGATCCTGGACAAGGCCGGCGCCATCACCGGAACCGGGACCCGATTCGACGGGATGGACCGGTTCGAGGCGCGGGTCGCGGTGCGCGAGGCGCTGGCGGCCGAGGGGCGCATCGTCGCGGAGAAGCGGCCGTACCTGCACAGCGTCGGGCACTCCGAACGCAGCGGCGAGCCGATCGAGCCGCGGCTGAGCCTGCAGTGGTGGGTGAACGTCGAATCGATGGCCAAGGCCGCCGGCGATGCGGTCCGCAACGGCGACACCGTGATTCACCCCGCCAGCCTGGAACCACGCTGGTTTGCCTGGGTGGACAACATGCACGACTGGTGCATCTCGCGGCAGCTCTGGTGGGGCCACCGCATCCCCATCTGGCACGGGCCCGACGGGCAGCAGGTGTGTCTCGGGCCGGACGAGACCCCGCCCGAGGGCTGGGTCCAGGATCCCGACGTGCTGGACACCTGGTTCTCCTCGGCGCTGTGGCCATTCTCCACGATGGGCTGGCCCGAGCGCACTCCCGAACTCGAAAAGTTCTACCCGACAACTGTTCTGGTCACCGGCTACGACATCCTGTTCTTCTGGGTGGCGCGCATGATGATGTTCGGTACCTTCGTGGCCGGCGACGACGCGATCACCACCGAGGCGGCGCACGGGCCGCAGGTCCCCTTCCAGAACGTCTTCCTGCACGGCCTGATCCGCGACGAGTTCGGCCGCAAGATGAGCAAGTCCAAGGGCAACGGCATCGACCCGTTGGACTGGGTCGAGAAGTTCGGTGCGGACGCGCTGCGCTTCACCCTGGCCCGCGGGGCCAGCCCCGGCGGGGACCTGTCCATCGGTGAGGATCACGCCCGGGCGTCGCGCAACTTCGCGACCAAGATCTTCAACGCGACCAAGTTCGCGTTGATGAACGGTGCGGCGTTGGCTCCGCTGCCGGGGCTCACGGAGCTCACCGATGCCGATCGCTGGATTCTGGGTCGGCTGGAAGAGGTTCGCGCCGAAGCCGATTCGGCGTTGGAGAGCTACGAGTTCAGTCGCGCCTGCGAGTCGATCTACCACTTTGCCTGGGACGAGTTCTGCGACTGGTATCTGGAACTGGCCAAGGTGCAGTTCGGGCAGTCCGAGCACGCCGCCCACACGGCGGTGGTGCTGGCCACGGTGCTGGACAGTCTGCTCAAGCTGTTGCATCCGGTGATGCCGTTCGTCACCGAGACGTTGTGGAAGACGCTCACCGGCGGGGAGTCCATCGTCATCGCCGAATGGCCGTCGTCATCCGGTATCGCTGTGGACTCCGTTGCCACGCAACGCATCACCGATATGCAGAAGCTGATCACCGAGGTGCGCAGGTTCCGCAGCGACCAGGGTCTCAACGACCGTCAGCGGGTGCCGGCCAAGGTGGTCGGTATTGATGCCGTGGGGCTGGACGCCCAGTTGCCTGCGATCGCCGCGCTCGCCTGGCTCACCGAGCCCGCGGACGGGTTCACCCCCTCGGCGGCCGTCGAGGTGCGGGTGACCGGGGGCACCGTGGTCGTCGAACTCGACACCTCGAGCACCGTCGACGTCGCCGCCGAACGCAAACGGCTGGAGAAGGATCTGGCCGCCGCGCAGAAGGAACTCGCCCAGACCGCAGGCAAACTCGGCAACGAGGCCTTCCTGGCGAAGGCGCCCGAAGCCGTCGTCGACAAGATCAAGGCCCGCCAGCAGCTGGCACATGAAGAGGTCGAGCGCATCACGGCTCGCCTCGGCGGCCTGCGATGA
- a CDS encoding DUF937 domain-containing protein, giving the protein MDRGEWETAGLDELFAQIPVQDIAAKLGADQGEVNNAIRTLVPALVGGLQANVAADDIDSTDLEAAVGAQAASGLLDGGVKVDDVDAGEGDKIVANIFGGNDSNSVASALAGTGAGSGDLIKKLLPILAPIVLAYIGKQFSGNSAPAQPQAAPSGGGLGDVLGSILGGSGGGGDNPLGSILGGVLGGGGQGGNQGNVIGDILGGLLGGKK; this is encoded by the coding sequence ATCGACAGAGGTGAGTGGGAAACGGCCGGTCTGGATGAACTCTTCGCACAAATTCCTGTACAGGACATTGCGGCGAAACTCGGAGCGGATCAAGGCGAGGTGAACAACGCCATCCGGACGTTGGTGCCGGCACTGGTGGGTGGGCTGCAGGCCAACGTCGCGGCCGACGACATCGATTCCACCGACCTGGAGGCCGCGGTCGGCGCACAGGCCGCGAGCGGCCTGCTCGACGGCGGGGTCAAGGTCGACGATGTGGACGCCGGTGAGGGCGACAAGATCGTCGCCAACATCTTCGGCGGCAACGACAGCAATTCGGTCGCCTCGGCGCTGGCGGGCACGGGTGCCGGCAGCGGCGATCTGATCAAGAAGTTGCTGCCGATCCTGGCGCCGATCGTGCTGGCCTATATCGGCAAGCAGTTCTCCGGCAACTCCGCCCCCGCGCAACCGCAGGCCGCACCCTCCGGGGGCGGGCTCGGCGATGTGCTCGGCAGCATCCTCGGCGGCTCCGGTGGTGGCGGTGACAATCCGCTGGGCAGCATCCTGGGCGGCGTTCTCGGCGGCGGCGGCCAGGGCGGCAATCAGGGCAATGTCATCGGGGACATTTTGGGTGGCCTGTTGGGTGGGAAGAAATAG
- a CDS encoding trans-acting enoyl reductase family protein: MTSSQREFDIVLYGATGFAGKLTAQYLAEAGKGARIALAGRSLVKVRDVRDTLGAEAQSWPLIEADTAQPSTLADMAARTQVVITTVGPYTKYGLPLVQACVAAGTDYADLTGETLFIRDSAEQFHKQAVDTGSRIVHSCGFDSVPSDITVYALHDRVRKDGAGELAETALVLRSFAGGVSGGTVASMIEFMRTAADNPQSRDDLADPYTLTTDRGAEPDLGYQSDNPWRRGREIAPELDGVWTGAFAMAAPNSRIVRRSNALLDWAYGRTFRYSEQMSMGSSVVAPVAAALDTAVNVGMFGLGTRYINKVPNGLLERVLPKPGTGPSERTREKGHYRAETYTTTTTGARYRATIAQQGDPGYKATAVLLGECGLALALDRDKLSDLRGVLTPAAAMGDALLSRLPAAGVTLETARLN, encoded by the coding sequence ATGACCTCCTCACAGCGCGAATTCGACATCGTCCTGTACGGCGCCACCGGGTTCGCCGGCAAGCTCACCGCGCAGTACCTGGCCGAGGCCGGGAAGGGCGCGCGGATCGCCCTGGCCGGGCGTTCGCTGGTGAAGGTCCGCGATGTGCGCGACACCCTCGGCGCCGAGGCGCAGTCCTGGCCGTTGATCGAGGCCGACACCGCACAACCGTCCACGCTGGCCGATATGGCCGCGCGCACGCAGGTGGTCATCACCACCGTCGGGCCGTACACGAAGTACGGGCTGCCACTGGTGCAGGCATGTGTGGCGGCGGGCACTGATTACGCCGACCTCACCGGTGAGACGCTGTTCATCCGGGACAGCGCCGAACAGTTCCACAAGCAGGCTGTCGACACCGGCTCGCGTATCGTGCATTCCTGCGGATTCGATTCCGTGCCTTCGGATATCACCGTCTACGCACTGCACGACAGGGTGCGCAAGGACGGTGCGGGTGAACTCGCCGAGACCGCCCTGGTGCTGCGCTCGTTCGCCGGCGGTGTGTCCGGCGGCACCGTTGCCTCGATGATCGAATTCATGCGGACAGCGGCCGACAACCCGCAGTCGCGCGACGATCTCGCGGACCCGTACACCCTGACCACCGATCGCGGTGCCGAGCCGGACCTGGGCTACCAGTCCGATAATCCGTGGCGCCGCGGGCGTGAGATCGCCCCCGAACTCGACGGCGTCTGGACCGGTGCGTTCGCCATGGCCGCACCCAATTCCCGCATCGTGCGGCGCAGCAACGCCCTGCTGGACTGGGCGTACGGGCGCACCTTCCGGTACTCCGAACAGATGAGCATGGGTTCTTCGGTCGTGGCACCGGTGGCCGCCGCACTCGACACCGCGGTCAACGTGGGGATGTTCGGTCTGGGCACCCGCTACATCAACAAGGTGCCCAACGGACTCCTCGAGCGCGTGCTACCCAAGCCGGGGACGGGCCCGAGCGAGCGGACCCGGGAAAAGGGGCATTACCGCGCCGAGACGTACACCACGACCACCACCGGCGCGCGGTATCGGGCCACCATCGCCCAGCAGGGGGACCCCGGTTACAAGGCCACCGCGGTGCTGCTCGGCGAGTGTGGGCTGGCGCTCGCGCTCGACCGGGACAAGCTCTCGGATCTGCGCGGAGTGCTGACCCCGGCCGCCGCCATGGGCGATGCGCTGCTGTCCCGGCTGCCCGCTGCCGGGGTGACGCTGGAGACCGCTCGCCTCAACTGA
- a CDS encoding S9 family peptidase, whose amino-acid sequence MTPFDDLDAYFALPRVAGLAVAPDGERVVTMISELNHERTEYITAIWELDPKGVQPARRLTHGVKGESGPAFTADGDLLFVAVRPGDGQDDPPAALWRLPAAGGEAVEELALPGGVAAVRVAQRAARTVVTAPVLPAATNLDEDKRLRALRKENKVSAILHTGYPVRHWDHDLGPDQPHLFDTDGPRDLTPGPGGALRDTALDVSADGTFVVTAWNAAAPGVALRSRLIRIDIATGRHSTVADDPGADLGQPAISPDGSRLAFLRETTSTPTEAPRITLCCMSFGGAWVELGDWDRWPTSVSWSADGTQLIVTADEGGRGPVFAVDPGTAAVTRRTADDYTYSDVRTAPGGVIFAVRSSYLTPPHPVRIDPGGSVTVLPCVALPELPGHVEEVVTTAHDGVTVRSWLVLPDKVEEGGAGQAPLLLWIHGGPLASWNAWHWRWNPWLLAAQGYAVLLPDPALSTGYGRAFIQRGWGAWGAAPYTDLMAVTDAACKHPRVDESRTAAMGGSFGGYMANWIAGHTDRFDAIVTHASLWALDQFGHTTDGAYWWVREMTEEMTQRNSPHHHVADIRTPMLVIHGDKDYRVPVGEGLRLWYELLSMSGLPADDDGKSAHQFLYYPSEGHWVGAPQHAKIWYQVVTAFLGNHLFGREVGPPEVLG is encoded by the coding sequence ATGACGCCGTTCGACGATCTGGATGCCTACTTCGCGTTGCCCAGGGTGGCCGGCCTTGCCGTTGCTCCCGACGGTGAGCGCGTGGTGACCATGATCAGCGAACTGAACCACGAACGCACCGAATACATCACCGCCATATGGGAATTGGATCCGAAAGGGGTCCAACCCGCCCGGCGGCTGACGCACGGCGTCAAGGGCGAGTCCGGGCCCGCTTTCACCGCCGACGGTGACTTGCTGTTCGTCGCGGTCCGTCCGGGGGACGGTCAGGACGACCCACCTGCAGCGCTGTGGAGACTGCCCGCCGCCGGCGGGGAGGCGGTCGAAGAACTTGCGCTGCCGGGCGGAGTGGCCGCGGTGCGCGTCGCGCAGCGCGCCGCGCGGACCGTCGTCACCGCACCGGTCCTGCCCGCGGCGACGAATCTGGACGAAGACAAGCGGCTGCGTGCGCTGCGCAAGGAGAACAAGGTCTCGGCGATCCTGCACACCGGATATCCGGTGCGGCACTGGGATCACGACCTGGGCCCCGACCAGCCCCACCTGTTCGACACCGACGGCCCGCGCGATCTGACTCCCGGTCCGGGCGGTGCCCTGCGCGACACCGCGCTCGATGTCAGCGCCGACGGCACGTTCGTGGTCACCGCCTGGAACGCCGCGGCGCCCGGGGTGGCGCTGCGTTCGCGCCTCATCCGTATCGATATCGCCACCGGCCGGCACAGCACGGTCGCCGATGATCCCGGCGCAGATCTGGGGCAGCCCGCCATTTCTCCGGACGGAAGCCGGCTGGCTTTTCTTCGCGAGACAACCTCCACGCCAACCGAAGCGCCGCGGATCACGCTGTGCTGCATGAGCTTCGGCGGGGCCTGGGTGGAGCTGGGCGACTGGGACCGTTGGCCGACATCGGTGAGCTGGTCTGCCGACGGCACACAGTTGATCGTCACCGCGGACGAGGGCGGGCGCGGGCCGGTCTTCGCCGTCGATCCCGGCACGGCCGCGGTCACCCGCCGCACCGCCGACGACTACACCTACAGCGATGTGCGGACCGCGCCCGGCGGGGTGATCTTCGCCGTGCGCAGTTCCTATCTCACGCCGCCGCACCCGGTGCGAATCGATCCCGGCGGTTCCGTCACGGTGCTGCCGTGCGTCGCGCTGCCCGAGCTGCCCGGGCACGTCGAGGAGGTGGTGACGACCGCGCATGACGGCGTCACAGTCCGGTCCTGGCTTGTGCTTCCCGACAAGGTGGAAGAGGGCGGTGCCGGCCAGGCTCCCTTGCTCCTCTGGATTCACGGCGGTCCGCTGGCCAGTTGGAACGCCTGGCACTGGCGGTGGAACCCGTGGCTGCTCGCGGCGCAGGGTTACGCCGTGCTGCTACCGGACCCGGCGCTGTCGACGGGATACGGCCGGGCCTTCATCCAGCGTGGTTGGGGAGCGTGGGGTGCGGCGCCCTACACCGATTTGATGGCGGTCACCGACGCCGCCTGCAAGCACCCGCGGGTCGATGAGTCCCGCACTGCGGCAATGGGCGGATCCTTCGGCGGCTACATGGCGAACTGGATCGCCGGGCATACCGACCGCTTCGACGCCATCGTCACCCACGCCAGTCTGTGGGCCCTCGATCAGTTCGGCCACACCACCGACGGCGCCTACTGGTGGGTGCGGGAGATGACCGAGGAGATGACGCAGCGCAATTCCCCGCACCACCACGTGGCCGACATCCGGACTCCGATGCTGGTCATCCATGGTGACAAGGACTACCGCGTACCCGTCGGCGAGGGACTGCGACTGTGGTACGAGCTGCTGAGCATGTCCGGTCTGCCCGCCGACGACGACGGCAAGAGCGCCCATCAGTTCCTCTACTACCCGTCCGAAGGACACTGGGTCGGCGCCCCGCAACACGCCAAGATCTGGTACCAGGTGGTCACCGCATTTCTGGGCAACCATCTATTTGGTCGGGAGGTGGGCCCGCCGGAAGTCCTCGGGTAG
- a CDS encoding ammonium transporter has protein sequence MTPEVEDAFSTMAAVNNEFFYWMSIALMMLIHAGFLAYEVGASRSKNVLATAMKNLLAFATIVASFFFVGWFLYNAMPSGFIEMTDAARAALPWSDNMGPNVQDPASGIFWGAFALFAATTGSIMSGAVLERIRTSGFLVLTVMVGSVTWIIGAAWGWHGAGWMLTKLGFHDVGAAGCVHMIAGFATLGILINLGPRIGRFLPDGTPVTIRPHNLPLTMVGLMLIFTGFFGFLMGCVIYGPTGYATIYGSPTTLSAFAFNTLMGLAGGIIGAYVTSRGEPFWTISGGLCGVIGVASGMDLYHPALGFIIALGAGAIAPFIGKLLEKFKIDDVVGAVSVHGGIGLYSVLMAGVFLSGYPNTDGNPSVSFWGQAVGAVVFAALGFIPAYLVSLGLKKVGLLRIPPEVEEQGLDLSEVPATPYPEGIPITAMRTNGAVLVVTEEVK, from the coding sequence TTGACACCTGAAGTGGAGGACGCCTTCTCAACGATGGCGGCCGTCAACAACGAGTTCTTCTACTGGATGTCCATAGCCTTGATGATGCTCATCCACGCGGGCTTCCTCGCCTACGAGGTCGGCGCGTCGAGGTCGAAAAATGTGCTCGCCACCGCAATGAAGAACCTGCTGGCCTTCGCAACGATCGTGGCGTCGTTCTTTTTCGTCGGCTGGTTCCTGTACAACGCGATGCCCAGCGGCTTCATCGAGATGACCGACGCGGCGCGCGCTGCGCTCCCGTGGAGCGACAACATGGGCCCGAACGTGCAGGACCCGGCGAGCGGCATCTTCTGGGGGGCCTTCGCGCTGTTCGCCGCCACCACCGGATCGATCATGTCCGGGGCTGTACTGGAACGCATTCGGACGAGCGGATTCCTGGTGCTCACCGTCATGGTGGGATCGGTCACGTGGATCATCGGCGCAGCCTGGGGGTGGCACGGCGCCGGGTGGATGCTCACCAAGCTCGGCTTCCACGATGTCGGTGCGGCCGGTTGCGTGCACATGATCGCCGGTTTCGCGACGCTGGGCATCTTGATCAACCTCGGGCCGCGCATCGGGCGGTTCCTGCCCGACGGCACCCCGGTGACCATCCGCCCGCACAACCTGCCCCTGACGATGGTCGGCCTGATGCTGATATTCACCGGTTTCTTCGGCTTCCTGATGGGTTGCGTCATCTATGGTCCCACCGGCTACGCCACCATCTATGGCAGCCCGACGACGTTGAGCGCGTTCGCCTTCAACACCCTGATGGGCCTGGCCGGCGGCATCATCGGCGCCTACGTCACATCACGGGGCGAACCGTTCTGGACCATCTCCGGCGGCCTGTGTGGTGTCATCGGCGTGGCATCCGGGATGGATCTGTACCACCCGGCGCTGGGCTTCATCATCGCACTGGGCGCCGGCGCGATCGCGCCGTTCATCGGAAAGCTGTTGGAGAAGTTCAAGATCGACGACGTGGTCGGCGCGGTCTCGGTGCACGGTGGCATCGGCCTGTACTCGGTGTTGATGGCCGGCGTCTTCCTGTCGGGCTACCCGAACACCGATGGCAACCCGTCGGTCTCGTTCTGGGGCCAGGCGGTTGGCGCGGTGGTCTTCGCCGCACTCGGCTTCATTCCCGCCTATCTGGTCTCGCTGGGCCTGAAGAAGGTTGGCCTGCTGCGCATTCCGCCCGAGGTGGAGGAGCAGGGTCTGGATCTCAGCGAGGTCCCGGCCACGCCGTACCCCGAGGGTATTCCGATCACCGCGATGCGGACCAACGGCGCGGTACTGGTGGTCACCGAGGAGGTCAAGTAA
- a CDS encoding DUF3445 domain-containing protein: MISTPDLVRTFPFPFAADTYRYSTNVEPAGAAVATPVGRWGERVVDVDSEYEHELAERAAILATDPTRSAVLPHMRPACWDTMLTLMRELAAGYPDSMSLHRHGTGWRWRNDRLGIEQDFVLGDESTLPSEPLAYIAGQVQEDIVLLDQRDGDLFGDAGVVTFAADWSFGFDVGMTFLEIHGPVPRLRATGVITRAREFLMRLQPGETYRRTNWTLTIGRRLDVSTELYHEWGPDRTMINGVTDEEFGRLVHLRVEVQHLIRLPESGSICFLIRTYMLPLADVAAVDAWRVRAAAVLAELPEDIADYKGIIGYRDRAVQWLRQA, translated from the coding sequence GTGATCTCGACACCCGATCTCGTCCGCACCTTTCCTTTTCCCTTCGCCGCCGACACGTACCGCTACAGCACCAATGTCGAGCCGGCCGGGGCTGCGGTGGCGACCCCGGTCGGCCGGTGGGGCGAGCGGGTGGTCGATGTCGACAGCGAGTACGAGCACGAACTGGCCGAGCGGGCGGCCATTCTGGCCACCGATCCGACCCGGAGTGCGGTCCTGCCGCATATGCGCCCGGCCTGCTGGGACACCATGCTGACCCTGATGCGTGAGCTCGCGGCCGGCTATCCGGACAGCATGTCCCTGCACCGACACGGCACCGGGTGGCGTTGGCGCAACGACAGATTGGGCATCGAACAGGACTTCGTCCTCGGCGATGAGAGCACGCTGCCCAGTGAACCGCTTGCCTATATCGCCGGCCAGGTGCAGGAGGACATTGTCCTGCTCGATCAACGCGATGGCGATCTCTTCGGTGATGCGGGTGTGGTCACCTTCGCCGCCGACTGGTCGTTCGGATTCGATGTCGGCATGACGTTCCTGGAGATCCACGGGCCGGTGCCCCGGCTGCGGGCAACCGGGGTGATCACCCGTGCCCGGGAATTCCTGATGCGGTTGCAGCCCGGTGAGACCTACCGGCGCACGAACTGGACGCTGACCATCGGTCGCCGCCTTGACGTCTCGACCGAGCTGTATCACGAGTGGGGCCCGGACCGCACGATGATCAACGGAGTCACCGACGAGGAATTCGGGCGACTGGTGCACTTGCGTGTCGAGGTACAGCATCTGATCCGGTTGCCGGAATCGGGTTCCATCTGCTTCCTGATCCGCACCTACATGTTGCCGCTGGCCGATGTGGCTGCCGTCGACGCCTGGCGGGTGCGGGCGGCGGCCGTACTGGCCGAGCTGCCCGAAGACATCGCCGACTACAAGGGCATCATCGGGTACCGCGACCGCGCGGTGCAATGGTTGCGGCAGGCCTGA